The DNA segment ATTGCAATATGGTTGCCAAAAAGAACATTTCCATTATTTACTGGTGCTACGCAAATGCTAATGTATGGTGCTGGTACCTTAACAGGCTTACCATTAGTTATTTTGGCAAATCATTTTAGTATCCAAGTGATTATGTCAGCGATATTAGTCGTTTCAATATTGCTATTTTTAAATGTGATATTCTTTATACCAGCAGTTGAACCACATAATCAAAAAGATTCTGATGAATTAGCAGATACACATACAAAGATAGAAAATATTCAGATTGTATTTAAAATTAAACAGATTCTGTTAAATGGTTTTTTCTGTTTTACTATTTATGGGACAACGGCTATTTTTGCTGATTTATGGAGCTATAGATTTTTAAATTTAGATGGATATTCGGTACATTATGCAGGTCTAGCTTCATCGATGATATTTGTTGGTATTGCTATATTTAGTCCACTTTGGGGCTTTATCGCGACACTTTTAAATAAGCAAAAATCTTTACTTACTTTAGCTTCAATCCTAGGTTTTTTTATAGTTATTGCTATTGTATATATGCATGTTAATCCAATAATAATGTGCATATTATGTATATTATGGGGTGGTATGCAAGCTGTGCATGTGCTTAACTTCACGATTTTGCGTATGCATATAAGCCCATTATATATCGCAACAGGTATCTCAGCTATAAATCTTTTTATCCCTCTTAGTGGTGCTATGTTACAGCCGTTTGTTGGTTTTGTTGTATCTCTATTAGAGAGTTATGGCTTTGAGCAGCTTATAGCATTTAAGTATGCTTTATTCATTTTGCCAGTATTAATGCTACTATCAATAATCTTATCTCTTTTTATTAAAGAGAAAAGAAACTAAAATACTCTTAACAATATACAATTTGTATTAATTTTTATAAGAAGGAATATATATTATGTCAAAAGATTTCATATTAGCTGTAGATCAAGGTACAACAAGTTCACGAGCAATTATTTTTGATAAAAAAGGTAATATAAAAAAGATTGCTCAAAAAGAATTTACACAAATATATCCTAAAAGTGGTTGGGTAGAGCATGATGCGATGGAAATATGGGGAACTCAAAGTGGTGTAATGCGTGAAGCACTGGAATTTGGTCGTATAAAGCCAGATCAAATTGCGGCGATAGGTATCACAAATCAGCGTGAAACAGTTGTGGTTTGGGAAAAAGAAACAGGAGATCCTATCTATAATGCTATAGTATGGCAATGTCGTCGTACTTCAAGTATTTGTGATGAAATCAAGCAAGATACTGAATTTGTCAAATATATAAAAGAAAGTACAGGCCTAGTTGTTGATGCATATTTCTCGGGCACTAAAGTAAAATGGATTTTAGATAATGTTGAAGGTGCTAGAGAAAAAGCTAATGCTGGCAAATTGCTAATGGGCACTATAGATACTTGGTTGATTTGGAATTTGACTCGCGGCAAAGTGCATGCAACAGACTATAGTAATGCTTCGCGCACAATGCTGTTTAATATTAACACCTTAAAATGGGATAAAAAAATTCTTGATTACTTAGATATTCCTAAGTCAATGTTGCCGCAGGTTAAAAACTCAAGTGAGGTTTTTGGGGTTACAGATAGTCATATTTTAGGTGATGCTGAGATTCCTATTGCAGGTGTTGCAGGAGATCAGCATGCGGCATTATTTGGTCATTGCTGTTTTGAAAAAGGTATGGCAAAAAATACTTATGGTACTGGTTGTTTTGCGCTAATGAATGTTGGTGATAAGCCAGTATTTTCTGACGCTGGGCTTTTGACAACTATTGCATGGGCAGAAAATGGTAAGCCAACTTATGCTTTAGAGGGTAGTGTCTTTATAGCTGGGGCTGTTATTCAGTGGATTCGTGATGGTTTAGGGTTGATACGTTCTGCTGAGGATAGTGAGTACTATGCTACTAAGATTAATTCCACAAATGGTGTATATTTAGTGCCAGCATTTGTTGGCTTGGGTACACCATATTGGGATATGTATGCTCGTGCTACTATAGTTGGTATTACTCGTGATACAAGGCGTGAGCATATTATTCGTGCAGCACTAGAGGCTATAGCATATCAGGCAAAAGATGTTTTAGAATGTATGAAAGAGGATACAGGACTTAATCTTGCTGGTTTGCGTGTTGATGGTGGCGCGGTACAAAATAACTTCCTAATGCAGTTTCAATCTGATATTTTACAGACTGAAATCTCAAAACCAAAAATAAATGAAATCACTGGTTTAGGAGCTGTTTTCCTAGCTGGTTTAGCAATAGGTTTTTGGAAAGACAAGCAGGAGTTGAAATCTATTCTTACAACTGAAAAAGTTTTTGAGCCGCAGAAAGACTCTAAAACTGTTGCTCATGATTATAAAGGTTGGAAAAAGGCAGTAGAAAGAAGTAAAGCATGGGTAGAATAAAAAATGTACAATAATTATGATATTATAATAATTGGTGGTGGCGCAACTGGCTTTGGTTGTGCTATTGAGGCGGTTTCTCGAGGTTACCAAACTCTACTTCTAGAATCGAGTGATTTTGGTAAAGGAACCTCTTCGAAGTCAACAAAATTGATTCATGGTGGTTTAAGATATTTAGAGAATTTTGACTTTGCTTTAGTTAAAGAAGGTCTTGAAGAGAGATTCTCTTTTTTACGTAATGCGCCACATCTGACACATAAACAATCTTATCTTATTCCAATGTGTAGCTGTTTTGAGACTATTAAATATACTATTGGTGTTAAGCTCTATGAGTTTTTATCAGGTAAATATAAGATTGGCAAAAGTTATAATCTAAATAAACAACAAACACTTAAAGAGCTCCCTAATATAGATGCCGCAAAACTAAAAAAAAGCTTAGTTTATTATGATGGACAGTTTGATGATACTCGCCTTTTGATCTCTTTGATGAAAACTTTTGAGGCAAATGGTGGTACAGCGCTTAATTATCATCAAGTTGAAAAAATATATAGCTCAACTAATTCAAAATTAGATACTGTTAAGGTTATTGATGTTTTAAACGGTGAATATAAAGAATTCATAGCTAAACATATAATCAATGCTACAGGTACATTTAGTGATAAAACTATAAGTCTGGCAAGTCAGCAAGATGCACATAACTATGTTTCTGTCGCACAGGGAACTCATATTGTTTTTGCTAGGGATAAGTTTCCAACTAAACATGCGATTTTGATACCTGAGACTAATGATGGTCGCGTATTGTTTATCTTGCCATGGCATAATCACCTAATAGTTGGTACTACTGATATTAAAAAAGAAGCACCAAGTCTTGAGCCGAAAGCTGATAAATCGGAGATAGACTTTATATTAGAGACTTTCAACCAATATGCTAAAGACAAAGCAACTATTGCAGATATTAAGTCAGTTTACTGTGGCCAGCGTCCTTTATTAGCTCCAAGAAAAGCTAAAAATTCTGCGAAAATATCGCGTAAGCATGAAATTTTTGAGTCAAAAGATGGCTTAATTACAGTTGTTGGAGGTAAGTGGACTATTTTTAGAAGAATGGGTCAAGATACTATTGATTATATTGAAACTAAGAAAATTGCGCTAAAACCCTCGAAAACTTCAGACCAATTACTTATTGACGCTATCGAACCTAAAGAAAGTTATCCACTAAAAGTTTATGGCAAAAATGCTGAAGATATCAAAAATATTCAAAATGAGCTTAATAATTTTGAACTTTTAGCTAGAGGTTTGCCATACTATCAAGCAGAGGTTATATATCACGTTAGACATGAAAAAGCTAAAACTGTTGAAGATGTCCTTGCACGTCGAACTAGAGCAGCATTTTTGGATATCAAAGCAAGTATTGATGCTGCGCCAATAGTAGCTGAGCTTATGGCAAAAGAGCTTGGTAAAGATCAAGCTTGGCAAAACCAGCAAATTGAAAGTTTCATAGAGTTTTCTAAAAACTTTAATGTTGAAGAGTTGTATAAGTAGAGGAAGTTTATGTTAACAGCATGTATTGCAGAAGTAATAGGCACAATGTTACTTATCATTTTAGGTAATGGTGTTGTTGCTGGTATAGTTTTGAATAAGACAAAAGCACATAATGGTGGCTGGATAGTTATTACATTTGCTTGGGGTCTTGCTGTTTTTATTGGTGTGTTAGTTGCTGGACCAATTAGTGGTGCGCATATGAATCCTGCTGTGACATTAGCTCTAGCTCTTGCGGGTAAGTTTTCATTGGCTTGGGTGTTACCATTTATCATAAGCCAGATTATAGGAGCTATGCTTGGCCAACTATTAGTGTGGATTATGTATTACCCTCATTATTCAGCTACTGATAATCCTGAGCTAAAACTAGCAACTTGCTGTACATCACCGGCAATTAAGCATTTACCAGCAAATTTTGCCAGTGAAGTAATTGGAACATTTATTCTAGTTTTAGCCGTTTTGACTATGCATGGGGTTGTTGTTCAAGTTGGTAATAATAATATAATTAAAGCCTATCCAATTGATATGGGAGCTTTAGGAGGTATTCCTGTGGCATTTGTGGTTGTTGCAATTGGGATGTCTTTAGGTGGAACTACAGGTTATGCAATCAATCCAGCTAGAGATTTTGGTCCAAGACTATTTCATGCTATTATGCCAATACAAGGAAAAGGTCCTTCACAATGGAGTTATGCTTGGATACCAGTAGTTGGCCCTGTGTGTGGAAGTGTAATTGCTACAGCTTTTTATCTATTGCTAAAGGTAGAGGGGGTTTTTTTGGAGTAATGTGTGAAATAACTTTTATACCGCTATTGGCAGATGATGTTATGAGGTTGTTTATTTCTTTTATTTTATTCTTATGTTGCGTGATTCTAAGTTATATTTTTGCTAGGAAAAAGCCTTGGGATATTGCTTTTTGGATTTGTTTTTCGATATTTTTATTTAGCTTATGTGGTTATGGTTATGGTTATGGTTATGTTATTCATCATATCTATCTAGAAAATACTTTTTCGTATGATGG comes from the Francisella persica ATCC VR-331 genome and includes:
- a CDS encoding MFS transporter; translation: MQKVTKAGFIIWFICAFFYALEFTIRASGNSLYNDFSVEPYNLSPEQISVLSSAFYWAYVASQLPAGILIDKFGVKNIMLVSILLFSIGVFIATRAISQEYLIVYRVLAGVGGGFAFLSALKSIAIWLPKRTFPLFTGATQMLMYGAGTLTGLPLVILANHFSIQVIMSAILVVSILLFLNVIFFIPAVEPHNQKDSDELADTHTKIENIQIVFKIKQILLNGFFCFTIYGTTAIFADLWSYRFLNLDGYSVHYAGLASSMIFVGIAIFSPLWGFIATLLNKQKSLLTLASILGFFIVIAIVYMHVNPIIMCILCILWGGMQAVHVLNFTILRMHISPLYIATGISAINLFIPLSGAMLQPFVGFVVSLLESYGFEQLIAFKYALFILPVLMLLSIILSLFIKEKRN
- the glpK gene encoding glycerol kinase GlpK — protein: MSKDFILAVDQGTTSSRAIIFDKKGNIKKIAQKEFTQIYPKSGWVEHDAMEIWGTQSGVMREALEFGRIKPDQIAAIGITNQRETVVVWEKETGDPIYNAIVWQCRRTSSICDEIKQDTEFVKYIKESTGLVVDAYFSGTKVKWILDNVEGAREKANAGKLLMGTIDTWLIWNLTRGKVHATDYSNASRTMLFNINTLKWDKKILDYLDIPKSMLPQVKNSSEVFGVTDSHILGDAEIPIAGVAGDQHAALFGHCCFEKGMAKNTYGTGCFALMNVGDKPVFSDAGLLTTIAWAENGKPTYALEGSVFIAGAVIQWIRDGLGLIRSAEDSEYYATKINSTNGVYLVPAFVGLGTPYWDMYARATIVGITRDTRREHIIRAALEAIAYQAKDVLECMKEDTGLNLAGLRVDGGAVQNNFLMQFQSDILQTEISKPKINEITGLGAVFLAGLAIGFWKDKQELKSILTTEKVFEPQKDSKTVAHDYKGWKKAVERSKAWVE
- a CDS encoding glycerol-3-phosphate dehydrogenase/oxidase, whose product is MYNNYDIIIIGGGATGFGCAIEAVSRGYQTLLLESSDFGKGTSSKSTKLIHGGLRYLENFDFALVKEGLEERFSFLRNAPHLTHKQSYLIPMCSCFETIKYTIGVKLYEFLSGKYKIGKSYNLNKQQTLKELPNIDAAKLKKSLVYYDGQFDDTRLLISLMKTFEANGGTALNYHQVEKIYSSTNSKLDTVKVIDVLNGEYKEFIAKHIINATGTFSDKTISLASQQDAHNYVSVAQGTHIVFARDKFPTKHAILIPETNDGRVLFILPWHNHLIVGTTDIKKEAPSLEPKADKSEIDFILETFNQYAKDKATIADIKSVYCGQRPLLAPRKAKNSAKISRKHEIFESKDGLITVVGGKWTIFRRMGQDTIDYIETKKIALKPSKTSDQLLIDAIEPKESYPLKVYGKNAEDIKNIQNELNNFELLARGLPYYQAEVIYHVRHEKAKTVEDVLARRTRAAFLDIKASIDAAPIVAELMAKELGKDQAWQNQQIESFIEFSKNFNVEELYK
- a CDS encoding MIP/aquaporin family protein, with product MLTACIAEVIGTMLLIILGNGVVAGIVLNKTKAHNGGWIVITFAWGLAVFIGVLVAGPISGAHMNPAVTLALALAGKFSLAWVLPFIISQIIGAMLGQLLVWIMYYPHYSATDNPELKLATCCTSPAIKHLPANFASEVIGTFILVLAVLTMHGVVVQVGNNNIIKAYPIDMGALGGIPVAFVVVAIGMSLGGTTGYAINPARDFGPRLFHAIMPIQGKGPSQWSYAWIPVVGPVCGSVIATAFYLLLKVEGVFLE